In one Halichondria panicea chromosome 4, odHalPani1.1, whole genome shotgun sequence genomic region, the following are encoded:
- the LOC135334684 gene encoding iduronate 2-sulfatase-like gives MYMYREMSVEKALLNIFTVFFVLSSAIKVTTGLKNVLFLAVDDLRPELGTYGMDFIKSPNIDKLASESLVFDRAYCQVALCSPSRASLLTGRRPDTNHVWKIAIDEYWRMFTNATTIPQYFKENGYMSAGIGKIFHAGAPSGYDDIKYSWSVPYFHAPKDSANDMSWHSFNTNTTNLQDGKIADYAVNTLREINQNRTKGDTRPFFIAVGFHKPHLPFYCAKKFYDMYPQATQIALPKNPGVPKNFPPIARGLGSIYKYRDTKMFYPNITKCQTDVQASFYGEGCTISDDYTRVLRRGYYACVSQTDDQIGKVISEMTSLGFADDTIIVFWGDHGWQLGEHNHWCKQTNFEDATRVPFMLRVPGVTDKGMRTSALVELIDIFPTITELAGIKVPPMCPVGDKQPLACVEGTSLTPLLQNPNMQFKKAAFSQYPRPAEGMTVIPNKHPFNDSEHDENVMGYSIRVDQYRFTEWYRFNHTTATPNFTDIWATELYNHTEATVFFNDENINVAREPDIQGLVETLRKTLQAGWRAAMP, from the coding sequence atgtacatgtatcgaGAAATGTCTGTAGAGAAGGCATTGCTAAACATTTTTACAGTCTTTTTTGTGTTAAGCAGTGCTATCAAGGTAACTACTGGTTTGAAGAATGTACTGTTCCTTGCTGTTGATGATCTGAGGCCTGAACTTGGCACCTATGGAATGGACTTTATTAAATCTCCTAATATTGACAAGCTAGCCTCCGAGTCACTCGTGTTTGACAGAGCGTACTGTCAGGTAGCATTATGTTCACCATCTCGAGCTTCTCTCCTCACCGGAAGACGTCCAGACACTAATCATGTTTGGAAGATAGCTATTGACGAATACTGGAGGATGTTCACGAATGCAACAACTATACCACAGTATTTCAAAGAGAACGGTTACATGAGTGCTGGTATAGGAAAGATCTTTCATGCAGGCGCACCTAGTGGATACGACGATATAAAGTATTCATGGAGTGTACCTTACTTCCATGCCCCAAAAGATTCTGCTAATGATATGTCATGGCATTCTTTCAACACTAACACTACCAACCTACAGGATGGGAAGATTGCTGACTACGCTGTCAACACTCTCAGAGAGATCAATCAAAATCGTACAAAAGGAGACACCAGACCTTTCTTTATTGCTGTTGGTTTCCATAAGCCTCATCTTCCTTTCTATTGTGCTAAAAAGTTTTACGACATGTACCCACAAGCCACTCAGATAGCACTCCCAAAAAATCCAGGTGTACCGAAAAACTTTCCCCCAATTGCAAGAGGGCTAGGATCAATCTATAAGTATCGTGACACCAAAATGTTCTACCCAAACATAACGAAGTGTCAGACAGATGTACAAGCATCATTCTATGGAGAAGGTTGTACCATTTCAGATGATTACACTCGTGTATTAAGAAGGGGTTACTATGCATGTGTGAGTCAGACCGACGACCAAATTGGAAAAGTAATTAGTGAAATGACATCGCTAGGGTTTGCAGACGACACCATCATTGTTTTTTGGGGCGATCACGGCTGGCAGTTGGGCGAACACAATCATTGGTGCAAACAAACTAATTTTGAAGATGCAACACGTGTACCGTTCATGTTGAGGGTTCCTGGGGTCACAGACAAAGGCATGCGTACTAGCGCTCTAGTTGAACTCATCGACATCTTCCCGACAATCACTGAGCTAGCTGGTATTAAGGTACCTCCAATGTGTCCTGTTGGAGACAAGCAACCTCTGgcgtgtgtggaggggacTAGTCTAACTCCTCTACTCCAGAACCCTAACATGCAATTCAAGAAAGCAGCCTTCTCTCAATACCCCCGACCTGCTGAGGGCATGACTGTTATACCAAATAAGCATCCATTTAACGATTCAGAGCATGATGAAAATGTAATGGGTTACTCCATTCGAGTGGACCAGTATCGTTTCACAGAATGGTATCGTTTCAACCACACCACAGCAACACCAAACTTTACAGATATTTGGGCCACAGAGCTTTATAACCATACTGAGGCCACTGTTTTCTTCAACGATGAGAATATCAACGTGGCCAGGGAGCCAGACATACAAGGCTTGGTGGAGACCCTTCGTAAAACACTTCAAGCAGGCTGGAGAGCAGCTATGCCATAA